Proteins from a genomic interval of Phyllopteryx taeniolatus isolate TA_2022b chromosome 3, UOR_Ptae_1.2, whole genome shotgun sequence:
- the ulk1a gene encoding serine/threonine-protein kinase ULK1a isoform X6 — translation MGFVAASLMESVGTFEFSRKDLIGHGAFAVVFKGRHKEKHEWEVAVKCINKKHLAKAHSLLGKEIQILKELKHENIVRLLDYQEMGGCVYLVMEYCNGGDLAEYLQSKGTLSEDTIRVFFQQIAQAMKVLQSKGILHRDLKPQNILLCHPKGRRSSSINTSVKIADFGFARYLQTNTMAATLCGSPMYMAPEVITSHKYDAKADLWSIGTIIYQCLTGKAPFHANTPQELRLFYECNRTLVPSIPKETSSDLRQLLLGLLQRNHKDRISFDEFFRHPFLETSWASRKCSPAPTRFYPSSASGSSSSSSSASHPASPQLRCQTKLKNSPVPDIVVFQLREIANRDSRNSSSFTEDYVMVHPESPGEYASEEDGGSPIEGCLIYASRSPLMTERVLEAVGRTPPSSPVLQRHAKPSGLRCVTAAVQSLFPSRLRSRTSGVWSSICELQAHQAPPWSASVILDRVKVLHHAEDVDLTMPALPPTPQVPLEKEPRHSGPPRVWELPRGLRSRLYLVVQEPDGPQSLQTRGTAPATRTIHAGRCCQTCVALAFLPLPSPTAAVNPPTKEGSFKDAFGAQLLERRSNESLCHERTVDFAAPPAGFHTGFVASGSPPAAVFSLGSPATGNTPPDPMFPRMLTGSPSCITTAWLLSSPLHCQRSCRSSETEAVDVTPHCSLVFCPPELPEDTLMEQVHTDALSDLQFTLAFVHCITELASSKDPVLDPISSPEVSFSKHSLLTDQISLLSREWSYAEQLLLYLKAVESLSTALHKAKENIQQGRLLPSTTVKQVLRKLNELYKSCVTCCRSLSDRLQSFLMDKQKLMDRFNGLTAEKLIYCHTVHMVQSAALDEMFHCGTEIVQRYHKALLLLEGLSRFVTEEKDIDSIKRCKQCIEGRLSALQT, via the exons ATGGGATTTGTGGCTGCGTCCCTCATGGAGTCCGTCGGCACGTTTGAGTTCAGCAGGAAAGACCTGATTGGTCACGGTGCCTTTGCGGTGGTTTTCAAAGGACGACACAAGGAG AAACATGAGTGGGAAGTGGCTGTCAAGTGCATCAACAAGAAACATTTGGCCAAAGCCCATTCTCTACTTGGAAAAGAAATCCAAATACTAAAG GAACTCAAGCATGAGAATATCGTGCGACTTCTCGACTATCAG GAAATGGGCGGGTGTGTGTATCTGGTCATGGAG TATTGCAATGGCGGTGACCTGGCTGAGTACCTTCAAT CTAAAGGGACATTAAGCGAGGACACAATCCGAGTTTTCTTCCAGCAGATCGCTCAGGCCATGAAGGTGCTACAGAGCAAAGGCATCCTTCACAGGGACTTGAAACCACAGAACATCTTGCTCTGCCACCCAAAGGGACGGAGGTCCAGTTCCATCAACACCAGTGTCAAGATAG ctgactttggctttGCGCGCTATCTTCAGACAAACACCATGGCAGCGACACTGTGCGGCTCTCCCATGTACATG GCTCCCGAGGTCATCACGTCCCACAAATATGATGCCAAAGCCGATCTGTGGAGCATAGGCACCATTATCTACCAGTGTCTGACTGGAAAGGCGCCATTTCAT GCGAACACACCACAGGAACTCCGCCTCTTCTATGAATGCAACAGAACCCTTGTACCAAG CATCCCGAAGGAGACGTCAAGTGACCTCAGACAGCTACTGTTGGGACTTCTTCAGAGAAACCACAAGGATAGGATCAGCTTTG ATGAGTTTTTCCGTCATCCTTTCTTGGAAACGAGCTGGGCCTCTAGAAAGT GTTCTCCAGCTCCGACGCGCTTCTATCCCAGTTCCGCCTCAGGCAGCTCCTCTAGCAGCTCCTCCGCATCCCATCCAGCCTCTCCTCAA CTTCGCTGTCAGACCAAATTGAAAAACTCTCCTGTGCCGGATATTGTTGTCTTCCAGTTGAGAGAAATCGCCAATCGAGACAGCAGGAATAGTTCATCTTTCACTGAAGACTATGTCATGGTACATCCCGAGTCTCCTG GTGAGTACGCGTCTGAGGAAGACGGTGGCTCACCCATTGAAGGCTGCCTAATATACGCTAG CAGAAGCCCGCTGATGACAGAGAGAGTTCTCGAAGCAGTTGGCAGGACACCTCCCTCCTCTCCCGTGTTGCAGCGTCACGCCAAGCCTTCTGG CCTGCGCTGTGTGACCGCAGCCGTTCAGAGCCTATTCCCGTCCCGACTCAGATCCAGAACTTCCGGCGTATGGAGCAGCATCTGCGAGCTTCAGGCTCACCAGGCTCCACCAT GGTCCGCCTCTGTTATCCTGGATCGAGTGAAAGTTCTTCACCATGCAGAGGATGTGGATCTCACGATGCCTGCATTGCCGCCTACTCCTCAAGTCCCACTAGAAAAGGAGCCCAGGCACTCCGGTCCTCCCCGCGTG TGGGAACTACCCCGAGGACTTCGGAGCAGACTCTACCTCGTAGTACAAGAACCGGATGGGCCGCAGAGTCTCCAGACAAGAGGGACAGCCCCAGCCACAAG GACAATTCACGCAGGACGATGTTGTCAGACCTGCGTAGCCCTAGCCTTCCTCCCGCTTCCCTCACCAACCGCAGCAGTAAACCCTCCGACAAAAGAGGGCAGTTTCAAAG ATGCATTCGGAGCTCAACTTCTTGAACGGAGGAGTAATGAAAGCTTATGCCATGAAAGGACGGTGGACTTTGCAG CTCCACCTGCTGGCTTCCATACAGGATTTGTGGCATCGGGTAGCCCACCGGCTGCAGTCTTCTCCTTGGGTTCTCCAGCTACTGGAAACACTCCTCCTGATCCCATGTTCCCAAGGATGCTGACAG GCTCGCCCAGCTGCATTACCACCGCCTGGTTGCTCAGCAGTCCCCTTCATTGTCAAAGAAGCTGTAGAAGCAGCGAGACTGAAGCCGTGGATGTCACTCCACACTGCAGTTTGGTCTTTTGTCCACCTGAGCTACCAGAAGATACGCTAATGGAG CAGGTCCATACAGATGCTCTGAGTGACCTCCAGTTCACACTGGCTTTTGTGCACTGTATCACGGAATTGGCTTCTTCCAAGGACCCTGTGCTGGATCCCATCAGCAGCCCTGAGGTTTCCTTTTCAAAACACAGTCTGTTGACAGATCAAATAAGCCTCTTAAGTCGAGAATGGAG CTATGCAGAACAGTTATTGTTGTACTTGAAAGCGGTGGAGTCTCTGTCAACAGCTCTGCACAAGGCCAAAGAAAATATCCAGCAAGGGCGACTGCTTCCTTCAACTACGGTCAAACAAG TGCTTAGAAAGCTGAATGAGTTGTACAAGAGCTGCGTTACTTGCTGTCGCTCCCTGAGTGATCGGCTGCAGAGTTTTTTAATGGACAAACAGAAGCTTATGGATCGCTTCAATGGCCTCACGGCAGAAAAGCTCATCTATTGCCACACTGTGCACATG GTACAGTCTGCAGCTTTAGATGAGATGTTCCACTGTGGTACAGAAATCGTTCAGCGCTACCATAAAGCTCTTCTGCTTCTGGAGGGTCTGTCCCGGTTCGTCACAGAGGAAAAGGATATTGACAGTATAAAAAGAT GCAAGCAGTGTATTGAAGGACGCCTCTCTGCTCTGCAAACTTAG
- the ulk1a gene encoding serine/threonine-protein kinase ULK1a isoform X2: MGFVAASLMESVGTFEFSRKDLIGHGAFAVVFKGRHKEKHEWEVAVKCINKKHLAKAHSLLGKEIQILKELKHENIVRLLDYQEMGGCVYLVMEYCNGGDLAEYLQSKGTLSEDTIRVFFQQIAQAMKVLQSKGILHRDLKPQNILLCHPKGRRSSSINTSVKIADFGFARYLQTNTMAATLCGSPMYMAPEVITSHKYDAKADLWSIGTIIYQCLTGKAPFHANTPQELRLFYECNRTLVPSIPKETSSDLRQLLLGLLQRNHKDRISFDEFFRHPFLETSWASRKCSPAPTRFYPSSASGSSSSSSSASHPASPQLRCQTKLKNSPVPDIVVFQLREIANRDSRNSSSFTEDYVMVHPESPGEYASEEDGGSPIEGCLIYARSPLMTERVLEAVGRTPPSSPVLQRHAKPSGKPALCDRSRSEPIPVPTQIQNFRRMEQHLRASGSPGSTMVRLCYPGSSESSSPCRGCGSHDACIAAYSSSPTRKGAQALRSSPRVGTTPRTSEQTLPRSTRTGWAAESPDKRDSPSHKDNSRRTMLSDLRSPSLPPASLTNRSSKPSDKRGQFQRSQNFGRLSDILLKDAFGAQLLERRSNESLCHERTVDFAAPPAGFHTGFVASGSPPAAVFSLGSPATGNTPPDPMFPRMLTGSPSCITTAWLLSSPLHCQRSCRSSETEAVDVTPHCSLVFCPPELPEDTLMEQVHTDALSDLQFTLAFVHCITELASSKDPVLDPISSPEVSFSKHSLLTDQISLLSREWSYAEQLLLYLKAVESLSTALHKAKENIQQGRLLPSTTVKQVLRKLNELYKSCVTCCRSLSDRLQSFLMDKQKLMDRFNGLTAEKLIYCHTVHMVQSAALDEMFHCGTEIVQRYHKALLLLEGLSRFVTEEKDIDSIKRCKQCIEGRLSALQT, encoded by the exons ATGGGATTTGTGGCTGCGTCCCTCATGGAGTCCGTCGGCACGTTTGAGTTCAGCAGGAAAGACCTGATTGGTCACGGTGCCTTTGCGGTGGTTTTCAAAGGACGACACAAGGAG AAACATGAGTGGGAAGTGGCTGTCAAGTGCATCAACAAGAAACATTTGGCCAAAGCCCATTCTCTACTTGGAAAAGAAATCCAAATACTAAAG GAACTCAAGCATGAGAATATCGTGCGACTTCTCGACTATCAG GAAATGGGCGGGTGTGTGTATCTGGTCATGGAG TATTGCAATGGCGGTGACCTGGCTGAGTACCTTCAAT CTAAAGGGACATTAAGCGAGGACACAATCCGAGTTTTCTTCCAGCAGATCGCTCAGGCCATGAAGGTGCTACAGAGCAAAGGCATCCTTCACAGGGACTTGAAACCACAGAACATCTTGCTCTGCCACCCAAAGGGACGGAGGTCCAGTTCCATCAACACCAGTGTCAAGATAG ctgactttggctttGCGCGCTATCTTCAGACAAACACCATGGCAGCGACACTGTGCGGCTCTCCCATGTACATG GCTCCCGAGGTCATCACGTCCCACAAATATGATGCCAAAGCCGATCTGTGGAGCATAGGCACCATTATCTACCAGTGTCTGACTGGAAAGGCGCCATTTCAT GCGAACACACCACAGGAACTCCGCCTCTTCTATGAATGCAACAGAACCCTTGTACCAAG CATCCCGAAGGAGACGTCAAGTGACCTCAGACAGCTACTGTTGGGACTTCTTCAGAGAAACCACAAGGATAGGATCAGCTTTG ATGAGTTTTTCCGTCATCCTTTCTTGGAAACGAGCTGGGCCTCTAGAAAGT GTTCTCCAGCTCCGACGCGCTTCTATCCCAGTTCCGCCTCAGGCAGCTCCTCTAGCAGCTCCTCCGCATCCCATCCAGCCTCTCCTCAA CTTCGCTGTCAGACCAAATTGAAAAACTCTCCTGTGCCGGATATTGTTGTCTTCCAGTTGAGAGAAATCGCCAATCGAGACAGCAGGAATAGTTCATCTTTCACTGAAGACTATGTCATGGTACATCCCGAGTCTCCTG GTGAGTACGCGTCTGAGGAAGACGGTGGCTCACCCATTGAAGGCTGCCTAATATACGCTAG AAGCCCGCTGATGACAGAGAGAGTTCTCGAAGCAGTTGGCAGGACACCTCCCTCCTCTCCCGTGTTGCAGCGTCACGCCAAGCCTTCTGG GAAGCCTGCGCTGTGTGACCGCAGCCGTTCAGAGCCTATTCCCGTCCCGACTCAGATCCAGAACTTCCGGCGTATGGAGCAGCATCTGCGAGCTTCAGGCTCACCAGGCTCCACCAT GGTCCGCCTCTGTTATCCTGGATCGAGTGAAAGTTCTTCACCATGCAGAGGATGTGGATCTCACGATGCCTGCATTGCCGCCTACTCCTCAAGTCCCACTAGAAAAGGAGCCCAGGCACTCCGGTCCTCCCCGCGTG TGGGAACTACCCCGAGGACTTCGGAGCAGACTCTACCTCGTAGTACAAGAACCGGATGGGCCGCAGAGTCTCCAGACAAGAGGGACAGCCCCAGCCACAAG GACAATTCACGCAGGACGATGTTGTCAGACCTGCGTAGCCCTAGCCTTCCTCCCGCTTCCCTCACCAACCGCAGCAGTAAACCCTCCGACAAAAGAGGGCAGTTTCAAAG ATCACAGAACTTTGGCAGACTCTCTGACATTTTGCTTAAAGATGCATTCGGAGCTCAACTTCTTGAACGGAGGAGTAATGAAAGCTTATGCCATGAAAGGACGGTGGACTTTGCAG CTCCACCTGCTGGCTTCCATACAGGATTTGTGGCATCGGGTAGCCCACCGGCTGCAGTCTTCTCCTTGGGTTCTCCAGCTACTGGAAACACTCCTCCTGATCCCATGTTCCCAAGGATGCTGACAG GCTCGCCCAGCTGCATTACCACCGCCTGGTTGCTCAGCAGTCCCCTTCATTGTCAAAGAAGCTGTAGAAGCAGCGAGACTGAAGCCGTGGATGTCACTCCACACTGCAGTTTGGTCTTTTGTCCACCTGAGCTACCAGAAGATACGCTAATGGAG CAGGTCCATACAGATGCTCTGAGTGACCTCCAGTTCACACTGGCTTTTGTGCACTGTATCACGGAATTGGCTTCTTCCAAGGACCCTGTGCTGGATCCCATCAGCAGCCCTGAGGTTTCCTTTTCAAAACACAGTCTGTTGACAGATCAAATAAGCCTCTTAAGTCGAGAATGGAG CTATGCAGAACAGTTATTGTTGTACTTGAAAGCGGTGGAGTCTCTGTCAACAGCTCTGCACAAGGCCAAAGAAAATATCCAGCAAGGGCGACTGCTTCCTTCAACTACGGTCAAACAAG TGCTTAGAAAGCTGAATGAGTTGTACAAGAGCTGCGTTACTTGCTGTCGCTCCCTGAGTGATCGGCTGCAGAGTTTTTTAATGGACAAACAGAAGCTTATGGATCGCTTCAATGGCCTCACGGCAGAAAAGCTCATCTATTGCCACACTGTGCACATG GTACAGTCTGCAGCTTTAGATGAGATGTTCCACTGTGGTACAGAAATCGTTCAGCGCTACCATAAAGCTCTTCTGCTTCTGGAGGGTCTGTCCCGGTTCGTCACAGAGGAAAAGGATATTGACAGTATAAAAAGAT GCAAGCAGTGTATTGAAGGACGCCTCTCTGCTCTGCAAACTTAG
- the ulk1a gene encoding serine/threonine-protein kinase ULK1a isoform X3, which produces MGFVAASLMESVGTFEFSRKDLIGHGAFAVVFKGRHKEKHEWEVAVKCINKKHLAKAHSLLGKEIQILKELKHENIVRLLDYQEMGGCVYLVMEYCNGGDLAEYLQSKGTLSEDTIRVFFQQIAQAMKVLQSKGILHRDLKPQNILLCHPKGRRSSSINTSVKIADFGFARYLQTNTMAATLCGSPMYMAPEVITSHKYDAKADLWSIGTIIYQCLTGKAPFHANTPQELRLFYECNRTLVPSIPKETSSDLRQLLLGLLQRNHKDRISFDEFFRHPFLETSWASRKCSPAPTRFYPSSASGSSSSSSSASHPASPQLRCQTKLKNSPVPDIVVFQLREIANRDSRNSSSFTEDYVMVHPESPGEYASEEDGGSPIEGCLIYASRSPLMTERVLEAVGRTPPSSPVLQRHAKPSGKPALCDRSRSEPIPVPTQIQNFRRMEQHLRASGSPGSTMVRLCYPGSSESSSPCRGCGSHDACIAAYSSSPTRKGAQALRSSPRVGTTPRTSEQTLPRSTRTGWAAESPDKRDSPSHKDNSRRTMLSDLRSPSLPPASLTNRSSKPSDKRGQFQRSQNFGRLSDILLKDAFGAQLLERRSNESLCHERTVDFAAPPAGFHTGFVASGSPPAAVFSLGSPATGNTPPDPMFPRMLTGSPSCITTAWLLSSPLHCQRSCRSSETEAVDVTPHCSLVFCPPELPEDTLMEVHTDALSDLQFTLAFVHCITELASSKDPVLDPISSPEVSFSKHSLLTDQISLLSREWSYAEQLLLYLKAVESLSTALHKAKENIQQGRLLPSTTVKQVLRKLNELYKSCVTCCRSLSDRLQSFLMDKQKLMDRFNGLTAEKLIYCHTVHMVQSAALDEMFHCGTEIVQRYHKALLLLEGLSRFVTEEKDIDSIKRCKQCIEGRLSALQT; this is translated from the exons ATGGGATTTGTGGCTGCGTCCCTCATGGAGTCCGTCGGCACGTTTGAGTTCAGCAGGAAAGACCTGATTGGTCACGGTGCCTTTGCGGTGGTTTTCAAAGGACGACACAAGGAG AAACATGAGTGGGAAGTGGCTGTCAAGTGCATCAACAAGAAACATTTGGCCAAAGCCCATTCTCTACTTGGAAAAGAAATCCAAATACTAAAG GAACTCAAGCATGAGAATATCGTGCGACTTCTCGACTATCAG GAAATGGGCGGGTGTGTGTATCTGGTCATGGAG TATTGCAATGGCGGTGACCTGGCTGAGTACCTTCAAT CTAAAGGGACATTAAGCGAGGACACAATCCGAGTTTTCTTCCAGCAGATCGCTCAGGCCATGAAGGTGCTACAGAGCAAAGGCATCCTTCACAGGGACTTGAAACCACAGAACATCTTGCTCTGCCACCCAAAGGGACGGAGGTCCAGTTCCATCAACACCAGTGTCAAGATAG ctgactttggctttGCGCGCTATCTTCAGACAAACACCATGGCAGCGACACTGTGCGGCTCTCCCATGTACATG GCTCCCGAGGTCATCACGTCCCACAAATATGATGCCAAAGCCGATCTGTGGAGCATAGGCACCATTATCTACCAGTGTCTGACTGGAAAGGCGCCATTTCAT GCGAACACACCACAGGAACTCCGCCTCTTCTATGAATGCAACAGAACCCTTGTACCAAG CATCCCGAAGGAGACGTCAAGTGACCTCAGACAGCTACTGTTGGGACTTCTTCAGAGAAACCACAAGGATAGGATCAGCTTTG ATGAGTTTTTCCGTCATCCTTTCTTGGAAACGAGCTGGGCCTCTAGAAAGT GTTCTCCAGCTCCGACGCGCTTCTATCCCAGTTCCGCCTCAGGCAGCTCCTCTAGCAGCTCCTCCGCATCCCATCCAGCCTCTCCTCAA CTTCGCTGTCAGACCAAATTGAAAAACTCTCCTGTGCCGGATATTGTTGTCTTCCAGTTGAGAGAAATCGCCAATCGAGACAGCAGGAATAGTTCATCTTTCACTGAAGACTATGTCATGGTACATCCCGAGTCTCCTG GTGAGTACGCGTCTGAGGAAGACGGTGGCTCACCCATTGAAGGCTGCCTAATATACGCTAG CAGAAGCCCGCTGATGACAGAGAGAGTTCTCGAAGCAGTTGGCAGGACACCTCCCTCCTCTCCCGTGTTGCAGCGTCACGCCAAGCCTTCTGG GAAGCCTGCGCTGTGTGACCGCAGCCGTTCAGAGCCTATTCCCGTCCCGACTCAGATCCAGAACTTCCGGCGTATGGAGCAGCATCTGCGAGCTTCAGGCTCACCAGGCTCCACCAT GGTCCGCCTCTGTTATCCTGGATCGAGTGAAAGTTCTTCACCATGCAGAGGATGTGGATCTCACGATGCCTGCATTGCCGCCTACTCCTCAAGTCCCACTAGAAAAGGAGCCCAGGCACTCCGGTCCTCCCCGCGTG TGGGAACTACCCCGAGGACTTCGGAGCAGACTCTACCTCGTAGTACAAGAACCGGATGGGCCGCAGAGTCTCCAGACAAGAGGGACAGCCCCAGCCACAAG GACAATTCACGCAGGACGATGTTGTCAGACCTGCGTAGCCCTAGCCTTCCTCCCGCTTCCCTCACCAACCGCAGCAGTAAACCCTCCGACAAAAGAGGGCAGTTTCAAAG ATCACAGAACTTTGGCAGACTCTCTGACATTTTGCTTAAAGATGCATTCGGAGCTCAACTTCTTGAACGGAGGAGTAATGAAAGCTTATGCCATGAAAGGACGGTGGACTTTGCAG CTCCACCTGCTGGCTTCCATACAGGATTTGTGGCATCGGGTAGCCCACCGGCTGCAGTCTTCTCCTTGGGTTCTCCAGCTACTGGAAACACTCCTCCTGATCCCATGTTCCCAAGGATGCTGACAG GCTCGCCCAGCTGCATTACCACCGCCTGGTTGCTCAGCAGTCCCCTTCATTGTCAAAGAAGCTGTAGAAGCAGCGAGACTGAAGCCGTGGATGTCACTCCACACTGCAGTTTGGTCTTTTGTCCACCTGAGCTACCAGAAGATACGCTAATGGAG GTCCATACAGATGCTCTGAGTGACCTCCAGTTCACACTGGCTTTTGTGCACTGTATCACGGAATTGGCTTCTTCCAAGGACCCTGTGCTGGATCCCATCAGCAGCCCTGAGGTTTCCTTTTCAAAACACAGTCTGTTGACAGATCAAATAAGCCTCTTAAGTCGAGAATGGAG CTATGCAGAACAGTTATTGTTGTACTTGAAAGCGGTGGAGTCTCTGTCAACAGCTCTGCACAAGGCCAAAGAAAATATCCAGCAAGGGCGACTGCTTCCTTCAACTACGGTCAAACAAG TGCTTAGAAAGCTGAATGAGTTGTACAAGAGCTGCGTTACTTGCTGTCGCTCCCTGAGTGATCGGCTGCAGAGTTTTTTAATGGACAAACAGAAGCTTATGGATCGCTTCAATGGCCTCACGGCAGAAAAGCTCATCTATTGCCACACTGTGCACATG GTACAGTCTGCAGCTTTAGATGAGATGTTCCACTGTGGTACAGAAATCGTTCAGCGCTACCATAAAGCTCTTCTGCTTCTGGAGGGTCTGTCCCGGTTCGTCACAGAGGAAAAGGATATTGACAGTATAAAAAGAT GCAAGCAGTGTATTGAAGGACGCCTCTCTGCTCTGCAAACTTAG
- the ulk1a gene encoding serine/threonine-protein kinase ULK1a isoform X9: protein MGFVAASLMESVGTFEFSRKDLIGHGAFAVVFKGRHKEKHEWEVAVKCINKKHLAKAHSLLGKEIQILKELKHENIVRLLDYQEMGGCVYLVMEYCNGGDLAEYLQSKGTLSEDTIRVFFQQIAQAMKVLQSKGILHRDLKPQNILLCHPKGRRSSSINTSVKIADFGFARYLQTNTMAATLCGSPMYMAPEVITSHKYDAKADLWSIGTIIYQCLTGKAPFHANTPQELRLFYECNRTLVPSIPKETSSDLRQLLLGLLQRNHKDRISFDEFFRHPFLETSWASRKCSPAPTRFYPSSASGSSSSSSSASHPASPQLRCQTKLKNSPVPDIVVFQLREIANRDSRNSSSFTEDYVMVHPESPGEYASEEDGGSPIEGCLIYASRSPLMTERVLEAVGRTPPSSPVLQRHAKPSGLRCVTAAVQSLFPSRLRSRTSGVWSSICELQAHQAPPWSASVILDRVKVLHHAEDVDLTMPALPPTPQVPLEKEPRHSGPPRVWELPRGLRSRLYLVVQEPDGPQSLQTRGTAPATRTIHAGRCCQTCVALAFLPLPSPTAAVNPPTKEGSFKDAFGAQLLERRSNESLCHERTVDFAGFVASGSPPAAVFSLGSPATGNTPPDPMFPRMLTGSPSCITTAWLLSSPLHCQRSCRSSETEAVDVTPHCSLVFCPPELPEDTLMEQVHTDALSDLQFTLAFVHCITELASSKDPVLDPISSPEVSFSKHSLLTDQISLLSREWSYAEQLLLYLKAVESLSTALHKAKENIQQGRLLPSTTVKQVLRKLNELYKSCVTCCRSLSDRLQSFLMDKQKLMDRFNGLTAEKLIYCHTVHMVQSAALDEMFHCGTEIVQRYHKALLLLEGLSRFVTEEKDIDSIKRCKQCIEGRLSALQT from the exons ATGGGATTTGTGGCTGCGTCCCTCATGGAGTCCGTCGGCACGTTTGAGTTCAGCAGGAAAGACCTGATTGGTCACGGTGCCTTTGCGGTGGTTTTCAAAGGACGACACAAGGAG AAACATGAGTGGGAAGTGGCTGTCAAGTGCATCAACAAGAAACATTTGGCCAAAGCCCATTCTCTACTTGGAAAAGAAATCCAAATACTAAAG GAACTCAAGCATGAGAATATCGTGCGACTTCTCGACTATCAG GAAATGGGCGGGTGTGTGTATCTGGTCATGGAG TATTGCAATGGCGGTGACCTGGCTGAGTACCTTCAAT CTAAAGGGACATTAAGCGAGGACACAATCCGAGTTTTCTTCCAGCAGATCGCTCAGGCCATGAAGGTGCTACAGAGCAAAGGCATCCTTCACAGGGACTTGAAACCACAGAACATCTTGCTCTGCCACCCAAAGGGACGGAGGTCCAGTTCCATCAACACCAGTGTCAAGATAG ctgactttggctttGCGCGCTATCTTCAGACAAACACCATGGCAGCGACACTGTGCGGCTCTCCCATGTACATG GCTCCCGAGGTCATCACGTCCCACAAATATGATGCCAAAGCCGATCTGTGGAGCATAGGCACCATTATCTACCAGTGTCTGACTGGAAAGGCGCCATTTCAT GCGAACACACCACAGGAACTCCGCCTCTTCTATGAATGCAACAGAACCCTTGTACCAAG CATCCCGAAGGAGACGTCAAGTGACCTCAGACAGCTACTGTTGGGACTTCTTCAGAGAAACCACAAGGATAGGATCAGCTTTG ATGAGTTTTTCCGTCATCCTTTCTTGGAAACGAGCTGGGCCTCTAGAAAGT GTTCTCCAGCTCCGACGCGCTTCTATCCCAGTTCCGCCTCAGGCAGCTCCTCTAGCAGCTCCTCCGCATCCCATCCAGCCTCTCCTCAA CTTCGCTGTCAGACCAAATTGAAAAACTCTCCTGTGCCGGATATTGTTGTCTTCCAGTTGAGAGAAATCGCCAATCGAGACAGCAGGAATAGTTCATCTTTCACTGAAGACTATGTCATGGTACATCCCGAGTCTCCTG GTGAGTACGCGTCTGAGGAAGACGGTGGCTCACCCATTGAAGGCTGCCTAATATACGCTAG CAGAAGCCCGCTGATGACAGAGAGAGTTCTCGAAGCAGTTGGCAGGACACCTCCCTCCTCTCCCGTGTTGCAGCGTCACGCCAAGCCTTCTGG CCTGCGCTGTGTGACCGCAGCCGTTCAGAGCCTATTCCCGTCCCGACTCAGATCCAGAACTTCCGGCGTATGGAGCAGCATCTGCGAGCTTCAGGCTCACCAGGCTCCACCAT GGTCCGCCTCTGTTATCCTGGATCGAGTGAAAGTTCTTCACCATGCAGAGGATGTGGATCTCACGATGCCTGCATTGCCGCCTACTCCTCAAGTCCCACTAGAAAAGGAGCCCAGGCACTCCGGTCCTCCCCGCGTG TGGGAACTACCCCGAGGACTTCGGAGCAGACTCTACCTCGTAGTACAAGAACCGGATGGGCCGCAGAGTCTCCAGACAAGAGGGACAGCCCCAGCCACAAG GACAATTCACGCAGGACGATGTTGTCAGACCTGCGTAGCCCTAGCCTTCCTCCCGCTTCCCTCACCAACCGCAGCAGTAAACCCTCCGACAAAAGAGGGCAGTTTCAAAG ATGCATTCGGAGCTCAACTTCTTGAACGGAGGAGTAATGAAAGCTTATGCCATGAAAGGACGGTGGACTTTGCAG GATTTGTGGCATCGGGTAGCCCACCGGCTGCAGTCTTCTCCTTGGGTTCTCCAGCTACTGGAAACACTCCTCCTGATCCCATGTTCCCAAGGATGCTGACAG GCTCGCCCAGCTGCATTACCACCGCCTGGTTGCTCAGCAGTCCCCTTCATTGTCAAAGAAGCTGTAGAAGCAGCGAGACTGAAGCCGTGGATGTCACTCCACACTGCAGTTTGGTCTTTTGTCCACCTGAGCTACCAGAAGATACGCTAATGGAG CAGGTCCATACAGATGCTCTGAGTGACCTCCAGTTCACACTGGCTTTTGTGCACTGTATCACGGAATTGGCTTCTTCCAAGGACCCTGTGCTGGATCCCATCAGCAGCCCTGAGGTTTCCTTTTCAAAACACAGTCTGTTGACAGATCAAATAAGCCTCTTAAGTCGAGAATGGAG CTATGCAGAACAGTTATTGTTGTACTTGAAAGCGGTGGAGTCTCTGTCAACAGCTCTGCACAAGGCCAAAGAAAATATCCAGCAAGGGCGACTGCTTCCTTCAACTACGGTCAAACAAG TGCTTAGAAAGCTGAATGAGTTGTACAAGAGCTGCGTTACTTGCTGTCGCTCCCTGAGTGATCGGCTGCAGAGTTTTTTAATGGACAAACAGAAGCTTATGGATCGCTTCAATGGCCTCACGGCAGAAAAGCTCATCTATTGCCACACTGTGCACATG GTACAGTCTGCAGCTTTAGATGAGATGTTCCACTGTGGTACAGAAATCGTTCAGCGCTACCATAAAGCTCTTCTGCTTCTGGAGGGTCTGTCCCGGTTCGTCACAGAGGAAAAGGATATTGACAGTATAAAAAGAT GCAAGCAGTGTATTGAAGGACGCCTCTCTGCTCTGCAAACTTAG